A stretch of the Vitis vinifera cultivar Pinot Noir 40024 chromosome 16, ASM3070453v1 genome encodes the following:
- the LOC100248236 gene encoding LEAF RUST 10 DISEASE-RESISTANCE LOCUS RECEPTOR-LIKE PROTEIN KINASE-like 2.1, with protein MMLRETKVVALTVFHTFLLAICAANGNQTCRPSSCGDIKKISNPFRLKGDPSGCGDPDYELVCENNRTVVNLEHGKYYVADINYVNYTIRVVDPGVEKGNCFSAPLYSLTREIFRSDKRAYFLNPHEATNTTVLMNCEQPISDGNYIPITPCNRSNVTSSSSQAYVYALVGGGDSLLVNDIKYSCTISRTIITQFLKPGNLSRSDLQEILLQGLDISFLPFRCKSECHMKGPYCDLDWTKNTVKWYSFGYRFSEYLESLRDRSTFSSNDVRERYNYYYHYETALYLGWIIRYIGMIIIGRAIPGILCLLVYLIYKFRRRHLSLDDGIEEFLHSHKNLQPIKYSYSELKKMTHNFKNKLGQGGFGSVYKGKLQSGRIVAVKMLVMSKANGQDFINEVATIGRIHHVNVVRLVGFCIQRSKWALVYDFMSNGSLDKFVFLDQGNNIPLNWERLYKIALGVGRGIEYLHQGCDMQILHFDIKPHNILLDEDFTPKVSDFGLAKLYSTNDSIVSITAARGTLGYIAPELFYKNIGGVSFKADVYSFGMLLLEMVGKRKNVNTFAEHSSQMYFTSWIYNNYDQEEDMEMGDATEDEKRYVRKMVIVALWCIQMKPVDRPSMSQALEMLEGEVELLKMPPKPTLWSIDNHEQFMVEASTSSSNSMGTITLNGR; from the exons ATGATGCTCAGAGAAACAAAAGTTGTGGCATTAACAGTCTTCCACACTTTCTTGCTTGCAATTTGTGCTGCTAATGGAAACCAGACATGCAGGCCTTCTTCTTGtggagatattaaaaaaatcagcAACCCTTTCCGATTGAAAGGTGATCCGTCTGGGTGTGGTGATCCTGACTATGAATTGGTCTGCGAAAACAATCGTACTGTGGTAAACCTGGAGCATGGGAAATACTATGTTGCCGATATCAACTACGTTAACTACACCATTCGGGTAGTGGATCCAGGGGTGGAAAAGGGCAACTGTTTCTCCGCTCCTCTGTATTCCTTGACAAGAGAAATATTCCGTTCGGATAAGAGAGCATATTTTTTGAATCCGCATGAAGCGACCAATACCACGGTTTTGATGAACTGCGAGCAGCCAATAAGTGATGGCAACTATATTCCTATCACTCCTTGCAACAGAAGCAATGTGACTTCATCTTCCTCACAAGCATATGTTTATGCACTAGTCGGCGGAGGAGACTCCCTGCTGGTGAATGATATTAAGTATTCATGCACCATTAGCAGGACTATTATTACTCAATTCTTGAAGCCCGGCAATCTTTCAAGGTCAGATTTGCAAGAAATACTTCTTCAGGGGCTTGATATTTCATTCTTGCCCTTCCGTTGCAAAAGCGAATGCCATATGAAAGGGCCATACTGCGATCTAGATTGGACCAAAAATACCGTAAAAT GGTACTCTTTTGGGTATAGGTTCTCTGAATATTTGGAATCTTTAAGGG ATCGGAGCACCTTTTCAAGCAACG ATGTAAGAGAAAGATACAACTACTACTACCACTATGAAACTGCACTTTACCTTG gTTGGATAATAAGATACATAG GCATGATCATCATCGGGAGGGCCATACCTGGTATTTTGTGTTTGCTTGTCTATTTAATCTACAAGTTTCGACGAAGACACTTATCATTGGATGATGGTATTGAAGAATTTCTACATAGCCATAAAAATCTTCAGCCAATCAAATACTCATATTCGGAGCTAAAAAAGATGACtcataattttaagaataaattaggTCAAGGAGGTTTTGGCTCTGTGTACAAAGGAAAACTCCAAAGTGGTCGCATTGTAGCTGTAAAAATGTTAGTTATGTCAAAAGCTAATGGGCAAGATTTCATCAATGAAGTTGCTACAATTGGAAGGATTCATCATGTTAATGTTGTGAGACTTGTTGGATTTTGTATACAGAGATCAAAATGGGCTCTTGTATATGACTTCATGTCCAATGGGTCTCTTGATAAGtttgtttttcttgaccaaGGAAACAACATTCCCTTGAATTGGGAAAGATTATACAAGATTGCACTTGGAGTGGGACGTGGGATTGAATACTTACATCAGGGATGTGACATGCAAATTCTccattttgatatcaagccaCACAACATTCTTCTTGATGAAGACTTCACACcaaaagtttcagattttggtcttgcaaaattatattcaacaaaTGATAGTATCGTATCCATCACTGCTGCTAGAGGAACCTTGGGCTACATTGCTCCTGAATTGTTCTACAAAAACATTGGAGGTGTATCATTTAAGgctgatgtttatagttttggaatgttgttaTTGGAAATGgtagggaaaaggaaaaatgttaaCACATTTGCAGAACATTCAAGTCAAATGTATTTCACATCGTGGATTTATAACAATTATGATCAAGAAGAGGACATGGAAATGGGAGATGCCACTGAGGATGAAAAAAGGTATGTAAGGAAAATGGTGATAGTTGCACTATGGTGTATACAAATGAAGCCTGTAGATCGTCCTTCAATGAGCCAAGCGTTGGAGATGCTTGAAGGAGAGGTTGAACTCTTGAAAATGCCTCCTAAGCCAACTCTATGGTCTATTGATAATCATGAGCAATTCATGGTAGAGGCATCAACTTCATCATCCAATTCCATGGGTACAATTACCTTAAATGGAAGGTAG